CGGCGAACACGCCGCCCCGGTCGATGTCGCCGACCACCAGCACCGGCAGCCGCGCGGCCTGAGCGAGGCCCATGTTCGCGATGTCGGTCGCCCGCAGGTTGATCTCCGCGGGCGACCCGGCGCCCTCGCAGATCACCTGGTCGTAGTCGCCCCGCAATCCGTCCAAAGTGGACGACACGGTCTCCAGCAGAGCCGCTTTGCGCTCCCGGTAGGACAACGCGGTGACCTCACCGGCCACCTCGCCCAGCACCACGACCTGCGAACTGCGGTCCCCGCCGGGCTTGAGCAGCACCGGGTTGAACCGCACCGACGGCTCCAGCCCGCACGCCGCCGCCTGCACCGCCTGCGCCCGGCCGATCTCGCCGCCGTCCGGGCACACCACGGAGTTGTTCGACATGTTCTGCGCCTTGAACGGCGCCACCCGCACGCCCGAGCGCGCCAGCCAGCGGCAGATCCCGGCGACCAGGACGCTCTTGCCCGCGTCCGAGGTCGTCCCGGCGACCAGCAGCCCGCTCACGGCTGGGTGAGGATCTCGTTGCCGTCCTCGGTGATCAGGATGGTGTGCTCGAACTGCGCGGTCCACGACTTGTCCCGCGTGGTCACCGTCCAGCCGTCGCTCCACATGTCGTACTCGTGGGTGCCCAAGGTGATCATCGGCTCGATGGTGAACGTCATGCCCGGCTCCAGCACGGTCTGCACCGACGGCTCGTCGTAGTGCAGCACCACCAGCCCGGAGTGGAACGAGCGGCCGATGCCGTGCCCGGTGAAGTCCCGCACCACGCCGTAGCCGAAGCGCTTCGCGTAGGACTCGATGACCCGCCCGACCACGTTGAGCTGACGGCCCGGCTTCGCCGCCTTGATGCCGCGCATCGTCGCCTCGTGGGTGCGCTCCACCAGCAGCCGCACCTCCTCCGACGCCTCACCTGCGATGAAGGTGGCGTTGGTGTCGCCGTGCACGCCACCGATGAAGCCGGTGACGTCGACGTTGACGATGTCGCCGTCCTCGATCACCGTCGAGTCCGGGATGCCGTGGCAGATGACCTCGTTCAGCGAGGTGCAGCAGGACTTCGGGAAGTTCCGGTAGCCCAGCGTCGACGGGTACACGCCGTTGTCCACGAAGAACTGGTGCACGACCTCGTCGATGCGGTCGGTGGTGACACCGGGCTCGATGGTCTTGCCCGCGAGCTGCAGCGCCTGCGCCGCGAGCCTGCTCGCCACCCGCATCGCCTCGATGACCTCGGGCGGCTGCACGTCCGGGTCGGTGTTGCGGCGCGGAGCGGGCTTGTCGACGTATTCGGGCCGCTCGATCGTCACCGGCACCGGCCGGCGGGGCGTCTGGACTCCTGGCTGCAACGGTGCGCGTACGGGCATGCCCTTCACTCTAGAACGTGGGATCCGGGCTCGACCGCTCCCCGTCCCGCCGCGCCGCCCCCGGGGCGACGAGCCACCCGCACAGGCGACGAGCGGCGCGTTCCGGCTGGTCAGCTCGCTCAGGCGCCGGGCGAGGCGGTGGCGAGCCCTTCCTCTTCCGCCGCGGCCAGCAGCGCCTTGTCGTAGGAGACGTAGGCGTGCAACCCCTCGCGGATCTTGCACGCGGACGCGAGGTGGATCGCCTCCAGCGGGCTCACCTGCGACCGCAGGCCCGCCGCGGTGTCCAGCACGTCCTGCTTCACCGGCAACCGGTCCAGCTTCGACAGGATGATCGAGGCCAGGTCCTCGATGGCCGGGCCGAACTCGCGGAACGTGCGCAGCACGTCGACCTGCGAGACGGCGCTGGTGATGCGGGGCTGCTCCAGCCGGGCCTGCACCCATTCGCTGAGCGCCTTGCTCTCCGGCTCTGGGGCGATCAGCTTCACCAGCGCGGAGGAATCGAAGTAGATCAAAGCCGCTCCTGTTCACGTCGGTCGTCGCCCGGCGGCGTCCTGCCCGGTCCCGGTTCGTCCCAGGCCCGCGCGTCGAACTCACCGGTCTCCGGGTCGCCCGGTTCCGGCAGGTCGCCGCCGTCGCCGGGGATGAGTTCCCCGGCGGCGATCAATTCGTCGTAGAGCGAATGCGCGCGTGAAGGCGGGTTGAGGACCGCGACCGTCCGGCCGCGGTCCGTCACCAGGATCGACTCACCGGTCGCCACCCGCTTGAGGTAGCGGCTGGCGTTCTGCCGCAGTTCCCGGACCCCGATCCGCTCCATGAGCTACAACGTAGCACGTTGACTTCACGGCGTGTTCGACAAGAAGCTCTCCGCTACCTGCACGGCCGGCTTCGACTCGCCCGAGTCCTCCAGCAGCACCGCGAAGGCCAGGTCACCGCGGTAACCGACGAACCAGCCGTGCGAATGGGTGCCGTCCCCGAACTGCGCGGTGCCCGTCTTGCCCGCGACCTCACCCGCGCTCGCGGCCCCGGTGGCCGTCCCGGACAGCACGACCTCCCGCATCATCGGGCGCAGCTGCTCCAGCGTCTTCGGCGACAGCGGAGCCACCTGCGCGTCGGCCTTCGTCTCCGCGCCCTCGATCAGCTTCGGCGTGGGCATCGACCCGTTCGCCACCGTCGCCGAGGCCAGCGCCATCCCGAACGGGCTGGCCAGCACGGTGCCTTGCCCGAACCCGTTCGCCGCGCGACCCGTCGTGTTCTCCGCGGGCGGAGCCTGACCGGTGATCGTCGTGATGCCCGGCACCTCGAAGTCGACGCCGATGCCGAGCTGCCGGGCCATGTCGGTCAGCGCCTGCGCGGGCAGGTCCACCGCGAGCTGCGCGAACGTCGTGTTGCAGGACTTCGCGAAGGCGGTGCGCAACGGCACCACGCCCAGGTCGAAGTCCTTGTCGTTGGGGATCGTGCGACCGTCGAACACCTTGCTCTTCGGGCACTCCACCGGCGCGTCGATGCTGACCTTGCCCGATTCCAGCCCCGCAGCCGCGGTCGCGATCTTGAAGGTGGAGCCGGGCGGGAACTGGCCGCTCAGCGCGGGTGAACCCTGCGCGTCGGCCGGGTCGTTCTGGGCCACCGCGAG
This window of the Saccharopolyspora gloriosae genome carries:
- the map gene encoding type I methionyl aminopeptidase, which gives rise to MPVRAPLQPGVQTPRRPVPVTIERPEYVDKPAPRRNTDPDVQPPEVIEAMRVASRLAAQALQLAGKTIEPGVTTDRIDEVVHQFFVDNGVYPSTLGYRNFPKSCCTSLNEVICHGIPDSTVIEDGDIVNVDVTGFIGGVHGDTNATFIAGEASEEVRLLVERTHEATMRGIKAAKPGRQLNVVGRVIESYAKRFGYGVVRDFTGHGIGRSFHSGLVVLHYDEPSVQTVLEPGMTFTIEPMITLGTHEYDMWSDGWTVTTRDKSWTAQFEHTILITEDGNEILTQP
- a CDS encoding type II toxin-antitoxin system VapC family toxin, producing MIYFDSSALVKLIAPEPESKALSEWVQARLEQPRITSAVSQVDVLRTFREFGPAIEDLASIILSKLDRLPVKQDVLDTAAGLRSQVSPLEAIHLASACKIREGLHAYVSYDKALLAAAEEEGLATASPGA
- a CDS encoding type II toxin-antitoxin system Phd/YefM family antitoxin, which produces MERIGVRELRQNASRYLKRVATGESILVTDRGRTVAVLNPPSRAHSLYDELIAAGELIPGDGGDLPEPGDPETGEFDARAWDEPGPGRTPPGDDRREQERL